Proteins found in one Rhizobium sp. BT04 genomic segment:
- a CDS encoding MarR family winged helix-turn-helix transcriptional regulator — MTKQAPQDDVEGEEAPVTPPLDVGRLGDLLGFHLRMAHVAIYRDFADTMEALALTQKQFAVMELLAVNTGASQIDLANTLGTDRATMMALVNRLAARDLIERRPSQADRRRQELHLTEAGRAMLAQARKLIDTHEQRFIDLFSRDEMDALLAALKRIYKIN; from the coding sequence ATGACCAAGCAAGCACCGCAGGACGATGTCGAGGGCGAAGAGGCGCCCGTAACACCGCCGCTCGACGTCGGCCGGCTCGGCGATCTCTTGGGTTTTCATCTACGCATGGCGCATGTCGCGATCTATCGCGACTTCGCCGACACCATGGAGGCGCTGGCGCTGACGCAGAAACAGTTCGCAGTGATGGAGCTGCTTGCGGTCAATACCGGGGCATCGCAGATCGACCTGGCCAATACGCTCGGCACTGATCGCGCGACCATGATGGCCCTCGTCAATCGGCTGGCAGCCCGCGACCTGATCGAGCGCCGGCCTTCCCAGGCAGACCGCCGCCGCCAGGAACTTCATCTGACCGAGGCGGGACGCGCCATGCTCGCACAGGCGCGCAAGCTGATCGACACGCACGAGCAGCGTTTCATCGACCTGTTTTCGCGCGATGAGATGGATGCGCTGCTGGCTGCGCTGAAGCGAATCTATAAGATAAACTGA
- a CDS encoding cytochrome b/b6 domain-containing protein produces the protein MLLRVPHLRTVFRPAVIRITHWINAFAMLCMVSSGMGIYNAHPIFDFSFPPAVTLGGWLGGSTIWHFAVMWLLVGNGLLYLLFGVASGYLGRQMFPVRLGELLRDVRLALAFRLRHESGSYNTIQKALYIAVLLLGVLMVTSGLAIWKPVQFSPLTALFGGFDFARVVHFLGMAAILCFTALHLVMVILVPQTLLSMVTGTSSSNHKRRADRDEKA, from the coding sequence ATGCTGTTACGAGTCCCACATTTGCGCACGGTGTTCCGTCCTGCGGTGATCCGCATCACTCATTGGATCAACGCGTTTGCCATGCTGTGCATGGTTTCGAGCGGGATGGGTATATATAACGCCCATCCGATCTTCGATTTCAGCTTCCCTCCGGCCGTAACGCTCGGGGGGTGGCTTGGTGGTTCGACAATCTGGCACTTTGCCGTCATGTGGCTGCTGGTCGGTAACGGACTACTTTACCTCCTGTTCGGAGTCGCAAGCGGGTATTTGGGCCGGCAGATGTTCCCAGTGCGGCTAGGCGAGCTTTTGCGTGATGTCCGTTTGGCACTGGCTTTCAGGCTGCGGCACGAGTCGGGGTCTTACAATACCATTCAAAAGGCGTTGTACATCGCCGTTCTTCTGCTCGGAGTGCTCATGGTCACTTCTGGGCTGGCCATCTGGAAACCTGTGCAGTTCTCTCCGCTGACGGCGCTATTCGGTGGATTCGATTTTGCCCGCGTCGTCCACTTCCTGGGCATGGCGGCGATCCTTTGTTTTACCGCCCTCCACCTAGTGATGGTAATCTTGGTTCCCCAGACATTGCTGTCCATGGTGACCGGAACGAGTTCTTCCAATCACAAGAGGCGTGCCGATCGTGACGAAAAAGCCTGA
- a CDS encoding bifunctional 2-polyprenyl-6-hydroxyphenol methylase/3-demethylubiquinol 3-O-methyltransferase UbiG, translating into MGTDRDTVRSYDTVAADYAAEAAAMPEWVATEIDVFVTALGGSGRVLEIGSGGGRDALELEKRGISVRRTDISKGFVELLREGGFEADLLDPLTEDLADPQRPGTPYDGIWACACLIHVAREDFGTVLGKLAEATRTGGQLHASVREGDGEDVSTHGSPAAPRRYVETYWRESTLRSALTDAGWIVSEVRRCVGKPHDRWLSVRASRA; encoded by the coding sequence ATGGGCACCGACCGGGATACCGTGCGGTCTTATGATACGGTCGCGGCTGACTACGCTGCAGAGGCTGCGGCGATGCCCGAATGGGTCGCGACAGAGATCGATGTGTTCGTGACCGCGCTGGGTGGCTCGGGCAGAGTGCTGGAGATCGGAAGCGGCGGCGGGCGCGATGCACTTGAGCTTGAGAAGCGGGGCATTAGCGTCCGGCGCACCGACATTTCGAAGGGTTTCGTCGAACTGCTTCGCGAGGGTGGCTTCGAGGCCGACCTGTTGGACCCGCTGACCGAAGACTTGGCCGACCCGCAGCGGCCCGGCACGCCGTACGACGGGATCTGGGCCTGTGCCTGCCTGATTCACGTCGCGCGCGAGGATTTCGGCACGGTGCTTGGAAAGCTTGCCGAGGCGACCCGGACCGGTGGCCAACTGCACGCCTCGGTTAGAGAGGGCGACGGCGAGGATGTGTCCACACACGGCAGTCCTGCAGCGCCGCGGCGCTACGTCGAGACGTACTGGCGCGAGTCTACCCTGCGGTCCGCACTCACAGACGCCGGCTGGATCGTCAGCGAGGTACGTCGGTGCGTCGGAAAGCCCCATGATCGGTGGCTGAGCGTTCGGGCGAGTCGGGCGTGA
- a CDS encoding AMP-binding protein → MARSFSGVASSADCGLMKDDPILYRAGVAPDRQALFEIATGRQLTYAELDARIARCTGLLTGVLGVRRDRARVAMLARNSIDSIVLAFACQRAGAIYVPLNWRLNAAELRPILADCAPALLVHDEEFSADVARLADADPAMAVMSTSGGPAGLAARIEASLPAGPVPADADGACVLLYTSGTTGQPKGVVITRRNAFFAAVNFSFVGEIGPETVALCDLPFFHTIGLIAVARTTLMLGGALVVSDRFTPARTLAALADRQRAITHYFAVPQIALALRGDAAYSAAALSGLHALFVGGAPLTQALIESYLDDGVALVNGYGMSEAGTVLHVPIDRRAVQDNPGSVGLPAPLLDIRIVNKDGREVDDGEIGELWLRGPAVTPGYWNKPGETAAAFTDGWYRTGDLGRREANGFYRIVDRLKDMYISGGENVYPAEVEAALVSHPDILDVAVVGIPDTRWGECGIAYIVLRPGAVATGEEIAGHCAARLAAFKRPARILFVETIPRTASGKVQKHVLRQLHSDETLQRQAL, encoded by the coding sequence ATGGCGCGTTCCTTTTCCGGGGTGGCTTCGTCGGCAGATTGCGGACTGATGAAGGATGATCCGATCCTCTACCGCGCCGGCGTCGCACCGGATCGTCAGGCTCTGTTCGAGATTGCCACCGGCCGACAGCTCACCTATGCCGAACTCGATGCGCGGATCGCCCGCTGCACCGGCCTCCTGACCGGTGTGCTCGGAGTGCGGCGGGATCGGGCGCGGGTCGCCATGCTGGCGCGCAATTCGATCGATTCGATCGTGCTTGCCTTTGCCTGCCAGCGTGCCGGCGCCATCTACGTTCCGCTCAACTGGCGCCTCAACGCCGCCGAGCTTCGGCCGATCCTTGCCGATTGCGCGCCGGCGCTCCTGGTCCACGACGAGGAGTTTTCGGCTGACGTGGCGCGCCTTGCGGACGCCGATCCCGCGATGGCAGTGATGTCGACATCAGGCGGTCCGGCCGGGCTCGCCGCCCGGATCGAGGCCAGCCTTCCGGCCGGACCGGTGCCCGCCGACGCCGATGGAGCCTGCGTCCTTCTCTACACGTCGGGCACGACGGGACAGCCGAAGGGCGTCGTCATCACCCGCCGCAATGCCTTCTTTGCCGCCGTCAATTTCTCCTTTGTCGGCGAGATCGGGCCTGAAACCGTCGCTTTGTGCGATCTGCCGTTCTTCCATACGATCGGGCTGATTGCGGTGGCGCGCACCACCTTGATGCTGGGCGGCGCGCTCGTCGTCTCCGACCGCTTCACGCCGGCGCGAACGCTCGCAGCCCTTGCCGACCGGCAGCGCGCCATCACCCATTATTTCGCGGTGCCGCAGATCGCGCTCGCCTTGCGTGGCGATGCCGCCTATAGCGCTGCGGCTCTTTCCGGCCTGCACGCGCTCTTCGTCGGCGGCGCGCCGCTGACGCAGGCGCTGATCGAAAGTTATCTCGACGACGGCGTTGCGCTGGTCAACGGCTATGGCATGAGCGAGGCCGGAACGGTGCTGCATGTGCCGATCGACCGGCGCGCGGTGCAGGACAATCCCGGCAGCGTCGGTCTACCCGCGCCGTTGCTCGACATTCGCATCGTCAACAAAGACGGTCGTGAGGTCGATGATGGCGAGATCGGTGAACTGTGGCTGCGCGGGCCGGCGGTGACACCAGGCTACTGGAACAAGCCCGGGGAAACCGCCGCCGCCTTCACCGACGGCTGGTACCGCACCGGCGATCTCGGCCGGCGCGAAGCCAACGGCTTCTATCGCATCGTCGACCGGCTGAAGGACATGTACATCAGTGGCGGCGAGAATGTTTATCCCGCCGAGGTCGAAGCCGCACTCGTCAGCCATCCCGATATTCTCGATGTCGCCGTCGTCGGTATTCCCGACACCAGGTGGGGCGAATGCGGCATCGCCTATATCGTGCTGCGGCCGGGCGCTGTGGCGACGGGCGAGGAGATCGCCGGCCATTGCGCGGCACGGCTCGCAGCCTTCAAACGCCCGGCACGCATCCTCTTCGTCGAGACCATTCCTCGCACCGCCTCCGGCAAGGTGCAGAAACATGTTCTGCGCCAGCTGCATTCCGATGAAACCCTTCAACGACAGGCTTTGTGA
- a CDS encoding carboxy terminal-processing peptidase, which yields MRIPYVFLAAFLAIASSAYAEVASPPALAPLKRQAQAAQLSAQFLSRYSYKPVALDDALSAKVMDRFIKSLDPDRMLFLQADVDRFMADRSEIDDAIEKQDLKIPFAIFNAYEQRVVDRMTYARSLLKQGFDFGAKEDFSVLRDKEPWPQSEAESNELWRKRVKSDWLRLKLGGKTDAAIRETLDKRYENSLERAYQFKSDDVFQSFMDSFATSVDPHTDYFGAAASADFNVSMKLSLFGIGAVLQERDDYTTIRELVPGGPAQLSGKLAVGDRITGVGQGKDGPIKEVVGTRLDEVVQMIRGKKGSVVRLDILPADAGADAAHRVVSLVRDKISLDKQAARKTVLSVKAGDATRKIGIITLPVFYEDFEAKSKGDKDYKSASRDVAKLLGELNEEKVDSVLIDLRNNGGGSLDEAIDLTGLFIGNGPVVQQRGSDGKIAVRSADFAAPVWTGPMGVLINRGSASASEIFAAAIQDYGRGVIIGEPSFGKGTVQTVVDLDQVVHNSKPEFGELKVTISQFFRVNGGTTQLRGVTPDLSLPGLSDPTAFGETSYDNALPWAEIKPARYTPDETIQTLLPSLQSRHDARVKSDPDFQRLIKDIADLKAQREKGVVSLNEAERRKEAAARESRFKSRAQAGDGEDLGGDDGLQADERSLSADIAMENARKNAKDALLDEAAAILADEADLQTGVPQAAPQQAGTKNGK from the coding sequence ATGCGCATACCCTACGTTTTTCTTGCAGCATTTCTTGCAATCGCATCGTCCGCATATGCTGAAGTTGCCTCACCGCCGGCTTTGGCGCCGCTGAAGCGGCAGGCGCAGGCCGCTCAGTTGAGCGCACAATTTCTGTCGCGATACAGCTACAAACCCGTTGCGCTCGACGACGCCTTGTCGGCCAAGGTCATGGATCGCTTCATCAAGTCGCTTGATCCGGACCGCATGCTCTTCCTGCAGGCCGATGTCGACAGGTTCATGGCTGACCGCAGCGAGATCGACGATGCGATAGAAAAGCAGGACTTGAAGATCCCGTTTGCGATTTTCAACGCCTATGAGCAGCGTGTTGTCGACCGGATGACCTACGCGCGCAGCCTGCTGAAACAGGGCTTCGATTTCGGCGCGAAGGAAGATTTTTCGGTGCTGCGCGATAAGGAGCCATGGCCGCAGTCGGAAGCGGAGAGCAACGAGCTTTGGCGCAAGCGCGTCAAAAGCGACTGGTTGCGGCTGAAGCTGGGCGGCAAAACCGACGCAGCTATTCGCGAAACCCTCGACAAACGTTACGAAAACTCACTCGAGCGGGCTTACCAGTTTAAAAGCGACGACGTTTTCCAGTCGTTCATGGACTCCTTTGCAACCTCTGTCGATCCGCACACGGACTATTTCGGCGCGGCCGCTTCAGCCGACTTCAATGTCTCGATGAAGCTTTCTCTGTTCGGCATCGGTGCCGTGCTGCAGGAGCGCGACGACTACACGACAATCCGTGAGCTGGTGCCTGGCGGGCCGGCGCAGCTGTCCGGCAAGCTCGCGGTCGGAGACCGCATTACCGGCGTTGGCCAGGGCAAGGATGGGCCGATCAAGGAAGTGGTGGGCACGCGCCTTGATGAAGTCGTGCAGATGATCCGCGGGAAGAAAGGCTCCGTCGTGCGCCTGGATATCCTGCCGGCCGATGCCGGCGCCGATGCCGCGCATCGCGTCGTCAGCCTGGTGCGCGATAAGATCAGTCTCGACAAGCAGGCTGCCAGGAAAACCGTGCTGTCCGTGAAGGCGGGTGATGCCACGCGTAAAATCGGCATCATTACGCTGCCGGTCTTCTATGAGGATTTTGAAGCCAAGAGCAAAGGCGACAAGGACTACAAGAGTGCAAGCCGCGATGTCGCCAAGCTTCTCGGCGAACTGAACGAGGAAAAGGTCGACAGCGTTCTCATCGACCTGCGCAACAATGGCGGCGGTTCGTTGGATGAGGCGATCGATCTCACAGGTCTCTTCATCGGCAATGGCCCGGTCGTTCAGCAGCGCGGCAGCGATGGCAAGATCGCGGTCAGAAGCGCTGATTTTGCAGCACCTGTCTGGACGGGCCCGATGGGCGTCCTGATCAATCGCGGTTCGGCCTCGGCTTCAGAGATCTTTGCCGCGGCAATCCAGGATTACGGTCGCGGTGTGATCATCGGCGAACCCAGTTTCGGCAAGGGCACCGTTCAGACAGTCGTCGATCTCGACCAGGTGGTTCACAACAGCAAACCCGAATTCGGGGAGCTGAAAGTGACGATTTCCCAGTTTTTCCGGGTCAACGGCGGTACGACGCAGCTGCGCGGCGTGACGCCCGATCTCAGCCTGCCGGGACTGTCCGATCCGACTGCTTTCGGCGAGACCAGTTATGACAATGCCCTGCCGTGGGCTGAGATCAAGCCGGCGCGCTATACCCCCGACGAGACGATCCAAACACTGCTGCCGTCATTGCAAAGCCGCCATGATGCGCGGGTCAAGAGCGATCCGGACTTCCAGCGCCTGATCAAAGACATTGCCGACCTGAAGGCACAGCGCGAGAAAGGGGTTGTTTCCCTCAACGAAGCCGAACGTCGCAAGGAAGCGGCGGCGCGGGAAAGTCGGTTCAAGTCTCGCGCGCAGGCAGGTGATGGCGAAGATCTCGGTGGAGATGATGGCTTGCAGGCAGACGAGCGCAGCCTGAGCGCCGATATTGCCATGGAAAATGCCCGCAAAAATGCAAAAGACGCCTTGCTTGATGAAGCCGCCGCCATTCTTGCCGATGAGGCGGATTTGCAGACAGGCGTGCCACAGGCCGCTCCACAACAAGCGGGAACTAAAAACGGAAAATAG
- a CDS encoding adenylate/guanylate cyclase domain-containing protein, with the protein MSEVDVLFAALRQAADPQTVDCIENVVRHGSDRDLNRINALAFAGKHHLDEEKTIAALLHAARIGAFEMTWNVLCPGCGGVLDSGATLKGVSQETYHCALCAAGYEPTLDEMVEVTFTVSPRVRRIAAHDPDLLPPLEYYRQIFFSSGVDLPEDLEARFSRIQLEMIELAPGEKAFVSLQLPAQFVIIFDAVTHSAQFIDVKGEPTDERQTLSMVISRTHALNETLTLRPGLLRLTLENHTDRRVVPNVCIAGDDLHDLLGRRRPFLTAKRLLTNQSFRDIYRTDTLDVDQRLKITSLTFLFTDLRGSTALYERVGDLAAFDLVRAHFRVLHEIVATEAGAVVKTIGDAVMATFPSPDRAVAAALRMREAMLRLNAEHGSDDLLLKIGIHEGPCLAVNLNDRQDYFGQTVNIASRVQGLADPNVIMTTEAIVGDAQVSEILRDSGITSASRMAELQGIGREVRIFALS; encoded by the coding sequence ATGAGCGAAGTGGACGTCCTTTTTGCCGCCCTGCGACAGGCCGCTGACCCGCAGACGGTTGACTGCATCGAAAACGTCGTCAGGCATGGCTCGGATCGCGATCTCAATCGCATCAATGCGCTCGCCTTCGCCGGCAAGCATCATCTCGATGAAGAGAAAACCATCGCAGCGCTTCTGCATGCCGCCCGCATCGGCGCGTTCGAGATGACCTGGAATGTGCTTTGCCCGGGATGCGGCGGCGTCCTTGACAGCGGCGCAACCCTCAAAGGGGTCTCCCAGGAGACGTACCATTGCGCGCTCTGCGCAGCCGGATACGAGCCGACGCTCGACGAGATGGTCGAGGTAACATTCACGGTCAGCCCGCGCGTGCGCAGGATTGCCGCCCACGACCCCGATCTCCTGCCTCCGCTCGAGTACTACCGCCAAATCTTCTTCAGCTCCGGTGTCGATTTGCCGGAGGACCTGGAAGCGAGGTTTTCACGCATCCAGCTGGAGATGATCGAGTTGGCTCCGGGCGAGAAGGCTTTCGTCTCCCTGCAACTGCCGGCGCAATTCGTCATCATCTTCGATGCGGTCACCCACTCGGCGCAGTTCATCGACGTGAAGGGCGAGCCCACCGACGAACGTCAAACCCTCTCGATGGTCATCAGCCGAACGCATGCGCTGAACGAAACGCTGACCCTTCGGCCCGGTCTGCTGCGGCTCACCCTCGAAAACCACACCGATCGCAGGGTGGTACCGAACGTCTGTATCGCAGGAGATGACCTGCACGACCTGTTGGGCCGCAGGCGGCCTTTTCTGACAGCCAAGCGCCTGCTGACCAATCAGAGCTTCCGCGACATCTACCGGACCGATACGCTCGACGTCGACCAGCGCCTCAAGATCACCAGCCTGACTTTCCTCTTCACCGACTTGAGGGGCTCGACCGCGCTCTACGAGCGCGTCGGAGATCTTGCCGCTTTCGATCTGGTGCGGGCGCATTTCAGGGTTCTGCACGAGATCGTCGCCACGGAGGCCGGAGCGGTGGTCAAGACCATCGGCGATGCCGTGATGGCGACCTTTCCGAGCCCGGACCGCGCGGTGGCGGCTGCACTCAGGATGCGCGAGGCGATGCTTCGGTTGAATGCCGAACACGGTAGCGACGATCTTCTGCTGAAGATCGGCATCCATGAAGGCCCTTGCCTTGCCGTCAACCTGAACGACCGGCAGGACTATTTCGGCCAGACCGTCAACATTGCCTCCCGCGTCCAGGGCCTTGCCGATCCCAATGTGATCATGACGACCGAGGCGATCGTCGGCGATGCCCAGGTTTCGGAGATCCTGCGCGACAGCGGCATCACATCGGCCTCGCGGATGGCGGAACTTCAGGGCATCGGCAGAGAGGTCAGAATTTTCGCCCTGTCCTGA
- a CDS encoding SMP-30/gluconolactonase/LRE family protein — MNRTRVRLEDRGLVECPRWHDGELWFADWTSGEILTLSEHGTVGVATTAKAPPLSFDFGPQGDMYVIESGASHLLRFNGSGLEQFAELGAVGWNEIVIDPQGRIYVNGPAILLIHPDGTVETQAEGFQFPNGMALSPDGRTLVCAESWAKRLTSFDVAADGKLSHRRVWADLPGPPDGICFDADGAIWYADVPNACCRRVREGGALLDEVQLDRGAFACMLGGPDRTTLYITAAKWFGMDKMDQMGGTGQLLSVEVETAGAGWPHG, encoded by the coding sequence ATGAACAGGACAAGGGTTCGGTTGGAAGACCGGGGGCTGGTCGAATGCCCACGATGGCATGACGGCGAGCTGTGGTTCGCGGATTGGACAAGCGGCGAAATCCTCACCTTGAGCGAGCACGGAACTGTCGGGGTGGCGACAACCGCGAAAGCCCCGCCCCTGTCATTCGACTTCGGACCACAGGGCGACATGTACGTCATCGAGTCCGGGGCATCGCATTTGCTGCGGTTCAACGGCTCCGGACTTGAACAGTTCGCCGAATTGGGAGCGGTTGGCTGGAACGAGATCGTGATCGATCCGCAAGGCCGTATCTACGTCAACGGACCCGCGATCCTGCTGATACATCCCGACGGGACGGTCGAAACACAAGCGGAAGGCTTTCAGTTTCCGAACGGAATGGCTCTCTCTCCGGACGGACGTACACTGGTTTGCGCCGAAAGCTGGGCGAAACGGCTGACATCGTTTGACGTCGCCGCCGACGGGAAACTCTCCCATCGAAGGGTTTGGGCCGATCTTCCCGGGCCGCCCGATGGCATATGCTTCGACGCTGACGGCGCGATCTGGTACGCCGACGTACCCAATGCCTGCTGCCGCAGGGTTCGTGAAGGCGGCGCGCTACTCGATGAAGTGCAGCTTGATCGCGGCGCATTCGCCTGCATGCTGGGCGGACCTGATCGAACCACCCTCTACATAACTGCCGCCAAATGGTTCGGGATGGACAAGATGGACCAGATGGGCGGGACTGGCCAGCTCTTGTCCGTCGAGGTCGAGACAGCCGGGGCGGGATGGCCCCACGGCTAG
- a CDS encoding SRPBCC family protein: MNQQVYSAGGAENRTSAERRGDRELVVTRAFDAPPSTVYRAWSQPELFQRWWVPKSASGVSLVSCEMDVRTGGKYRLEFGAGGSDTMAFYGKYLEVVPNERIVWTNDEGEEGAITTVTFEDQGGRTLVKFHEVYPSREALEEALQGSAAALPEQFEQLDELLSSKGE, translated from the coding sequence ATGAATCAGCAAGTTTACAGTGCAGGTGGTGCTGAGAATCGCACGTCAGCCGAGCGCAGAGGGGATCGCGAACTCGTCGTAACGCGGGCCTTCGATGCGCCGCCGAGCACGGTTTACAGGGCGTGGAGCCAGCCCGAGCTCTTCCAGCGCTGGTGGGTGCCAAAATCGGCATCCGGCGTTTCGCTCGTATCGTGTGAGATGGACGTCCGTACCGGCGGCAAATATCGGCTGGAATTCGGCGCCGGCGGTTCGGACACCATGGCCTTCTATGGCAAGTATCTCGAGGTGGTGCCGAACGAGCGCATCGTCTGGACCAACGACGAGGGCGAAGAGGGCGCGATAACGACCGTGACCTTCGAGGACCAAGGCGGGAGGACACTCGTGAAGTTCCACGAGGTCTATCCGTCCAGGGAGGCGCTTGAAGAAGCACTACAGGGCTCGGCGGCTGCATTGCCGGAGCAGTTCGAGCAGCTCGACGAATTGCTTTCCAGCAAAGGTGAGTAG
- a CDS encoding sulfite oxidase: protein MPTPQQPSLIVRQKSPPNIEFPFASLSDWLIPTEQFFVRNHFPSPELDARDWRLRVGGAVERPIELDLDSIKAMRSTTLSAVVECAGNGRVYYEPPKEGLQWQNGAVGNAAWTGVLLREILEMAGVKPTACEVLLAGADSGVVDTNKKTASPGPIAFARSLPLEKAIADSTILAYSMNEEPLTRDHGYPLRAVVGGWFGMAWVKWITDITVVEQPFLGYWQARDYFRWERSLGEPRLVPLAEMEVKAQIARPVQGARLIAGQPYRIFGAAWGGEAAIRQVQVCTGDGRGWREGRLLETERPFAWRLWEYMWTPEEVGRYILRCRAIDGAGCVQPDLQRSDCESYAANWIVPVEVTVVPEPQTYEEEFVI from the coding sequence ATGCCGACACCACAGCAACCCAGTCTGATAGTGCGACAGAAATCCCCACCGAATATCGAGTTTCCGTTTGCGTCGCTCTCCGATTGGCTGATCCCAACCGAGCAGTTCTTCGTGCGAAACCATTTCCCGTCGCCGGAACTCGATGCGCGAGACTGGAGATTGCGCGTTGGAGGGGCGGTGGAGCGGCCGATCGAACTTGACCTCGACAGCATCAAGGCGATGCGAAGCACGACTTTATCAGCCGTCGTAGAGTGCGCAGGGAACGGGCGCGTCTACTATGAGCCGCCGAAGGAGGGGTTGCAGTGGCAGAACGGAGCCGTCGGCAATGCCGCCTGGACAGGTGTTCTTCTGCGCGAGATTTTGGAAATGGCGGGCGTTAAGCCAACCGCATGTGAGGTTCTGCTCGCAGGCGCCGATAGCGGCGTCGTCGACACGAACAAGAAAACGGCTTCTCCCGGCCCCATCGCTTTTGCGCGTAGTTTACCGCTTGAGAAGGCCATCGCTGACAGCACGATCCTTGCCTATTCGATGAACGAGGAGCCGTTGACGCGCGATCACGGCTACCCGCTACGCGCGGTCGTGGGCGGCTGGTTCGGCATGGCCTGGGTCAAGTGGATCACTGATATCACGGTTGTGGAGCAACCGTTCCTTGGCTACTGGCAGGCGCGCGACTATTTCCGTTGGGAGCGCAGCCTCGGGGAACCCAGGCTGGTCCCCCTTGCGGAGATGGAGGTCAAAGCGCAGATCGCGCGCCCCGTACAGGGGGCGCGTCTCATCGCCGGCCAACCGTACCGGATTTTCGGAGCCGCCTGGGGCGGAGAGGCTGCTATCCGACAGGTGCAGGTCTGCACCGGAGATGGCAGGGGCTGGCGCGAGGGAAGGCTCCTCGAAACAGAACGTCCCTTCGCATGGCGCTTGTGGGAGTACATGTGGACCCCTGAAGAAGTGGGGCGATATATACTGCGATGTCGCGCGATCGATGGGGCGGGGTGCGTGCAGCCCGACCTCCAGCGTTCCGACTGCGAGAGCTACGCGGCCAATTGGATCGTTCCGGTGGAGGTTACGGTCGTTCCCGAGCCACAGACATACGAGGAGGAATTCGTCATCTAA
- a CDS encoding molybdopterin-dependent oxidoreductase: MLENLQRRFFLRQTLSLGAVAMLSGCNLQDGDTIDRILWAMSRWNDRAQAWLFGQNKLAPTYGPTDVTRPFPFNAFYPEDSVPDIDLSEYRLEVSGLVDNKRFWSLEDLRVLPQVSQITRHICIEGWSAIGEWSGVPLRSFLERIGADLTARYVGFKCADRYYTSLDMPTALHPQTILALDFDKGPLPAKYGYPLKLRVPTKLGFKNPKHIAAIFITNEYPGGYWEDQGYNWFSGL; encoded by the coding sequence ATGCTCGAAAACCTTCAACGGCGCTTTTTCCTTCGGCAAACTCTCTCGCTCGGCGCTGTCGCTATGCTATCGGGGTGCAATCTCCAGGACGGCGACACTATTGACAGGATCCTCTGGGCCATGTCGCGATGGAACGATCGCGCGCAAGCCTGGTTGTTCGGCCAAAACAAGCTTGCCCCCACCTATGGGCCAACTGATGTTACGCGGCCTTTTCCGTTCAATGCCTTCTACCCTGAAGATAGCGTTCCCGATATTGACTTGTCCGAATATCGTTTGGAAGTGTCTGGATTGGTCGACAATAAACGGTTCTGGAGCCTCGAGGATCTGCGCGTATTGCCGCAGGTGTCACAGATTACCCGGCACATCTGCATCGAGGGATGGAGCGCCATCGGCGAGTGGAGCGGTGTTCCGCTGCGCAGTTTTCTTGAGCGGATCGGAGCAGATCTGACAGCGCGCTATGTCGGATTTAAATGCGCGGACCGCTACTACACCAGCCTTGACATGCCGACTGCTTTACATCCGCAAACGATCCTTGCGTTGGATTTCGACAAGGGGCCGCTGCCTGCGAAATACGGCTATCCTCTAAAGCTGAGGGTGCCGACGAAGTTGGGTTTTAAAAACCCAAAGCACATCGCAGCGATTTTTATAACCAACGAATATCCCGGCGGCTACTGGGAGGACCAAGGTTATAACTGGTTTAGTGGTCTGTGA